In Hydra vulgaris chromosome 06, alternate assembly HydraT2T_AEP, a genomic segment contains:
- the LOC136081321 gene encoding uncharacterized protein LOC136081321, with protein sequence MSKSEELVSIAMMRELLNIQKETILSFFHEALSNINERFDNFQSSFKEVRRELDEMKSGLNFVGDVFNDKARAVEEKINKVHDDLSNVRKMQGKISSDNIELKLKSVDIEDRNRRNNLRIDGVVENNEEKNWEITKKKVKQLFKDNLGIEKEIIIDRAHRVGVANDKRERTIVLKLRDYEDKKTILERARKLKGTNIFLNEDFSFTTRKIRKELFDQAKIHRQNGYFAKVVYNKLIVHEFRENTRNTDVIPTCVNE encoded by the coding sequence aTGTCTAAATCAGAAGAGTTAGTTTCGATTGCTATGATGAGAGAGCTactaaatattcaaaaagaaacaattttgtctttttttcatGAAGCATTATCGAACATAAATGAGAGGTTTGATAACTTTCAATCTAGTTTTAAAGAAGTTCGGCGAGAACTCGACGAAATGAAATCTGGATTAAATTTTGTTGGCGATGTATTTAACGATAAAGCTAGAGCAGTTgaggaaaaaattaataaagttcacGACGATTTATCAAATGTACGAAAAATGCAGGGTAAAATATCTTCTGACAATAttgagttaaaattaaaaagcgtTGATATTGAAGACCGTAACAGAAGAAACAATTTAAGAATTGACGGGGTCGTtgaaaataatgaagaaaaGAATTGggaaatcacaaaaaaaaaggtaaagcaactatttaaagataatcttggtattgaaaaagaaattataattgATCGGGCTCATCGAGTGGGAGTAGCTAATGATAAACGAGAGCGAACAATTGTCTTGAAGCTCCGGGATTACGAggacaaaaaaacaattttggaaagagcaagaaaattaaaaggaaCTAATATCTTTCTAAACGAAGATTTTAGTTTTACCACGCGAAAAATTCGAAAGGAACTTTTTGATCAGGCGAAGATACATCGTCAAAATGGCTATTTTGCAAAAGTTGTTTACAACAAACTGATTGTTCACGAATTTCGAGAAAACACCCGCAACACAGATGTTATTCCGACATGCGTAAACGAGTAA